From Catharus ustulatus isolate bCatUst1 chromosome 17, bCatUst1.pri.v2, whole genome shotgun sequence, the proteins below share one genomic window:
- the LOC117004459 gene encoding LOW QUALITY PROTEIN: protein-glutamine gamma-glutamyltransferase 6-like (The sequence of the model RefSeq protein was modified relative to this genomic sequence to represent the inferred CDS: substituted 1 base at 1 genomic stop codon) — MPVASSXLFLCFVDLTPTHISWQPSVNAANHHTDRYANTELTVRRGQAFAITLYFNRPRQNGESLGFVTEIGPSPSESHRTRAVFNLSEAGGSGWSAAQGPSDSAAINFTISSPANAVIGRYNLTLRVTSGNQIFSRYLGQFVLLFNPWCPGDDVYMSNENERQEYVLNENGIIFVGNARYIEARGWYYGQFQDLLNICLTMLDLSLYYRQDPAMDVSRRGDPKYVGRVISSMINGNDNDNGVLLGKWQGSFHSHENPSRWDGSVVILKKWRQDNYRPVQYGQCWVFAGVMCTVLRCLGIPTRLVSNFNSAHDVDRNLSIDKYYDSSGRSLNISKDSTWDYHVWNESWFIRPDLGRAYNGWQVLDATPQEQSRGIFQCGPASVLAIKEGEVGLDYDTLFVYSEVNADCNRWIVYNDGTKKRVYCDTEIIGRSISTKAVGSNGRVDITANYKYPEGSSEERQVYRKALAKILGTSVTEGRTDSPGGRSADTMRNPGIAGKFKLAEPPVFGKDINLVLVLNNLSSERKSVRVDMSASTILYTRRTVAEILKAATSVELGPKQGKHIRVKIPYTHYGRYLTTDKRIQVTALCEVMRSNGLKLLVEKTIILEDTNIIIKLPRRVVVNRAVSLEISYANPLPEPVSRCVLLVTLMNQQVKINLARLAPRERSKIFFEFTPRRAGPLQLQVDFSCDKFSHVKGFVTIAVAPA; from the exons ATGCCAGTTGCTTCTTCATgacttttcttgtgttttgtaGACCTGACCCCAACACACATCAGCTGGCAGCCATCAGTGAACGCAGCCAACCACCACACTGACAGATATGCCAACACGGAGCTGACTGTGAGGCGAGGACAAGCCTTCGCTATCACCCTGTACTTCAACAGACCCAGGCAGAATGGGGAGAGCCTGGGATTTGTCACTGAAATAG GACCATCCCCCTCGGAATCTCATCGCACCAGGGCAGTGTTTAACCTGTCTGAGGCGGGGGGCAGTGGCTGGAGTGCTGCCCAAGGACCCAGCGACTCTGCAGCCATCAACTTCACAATCTCCAGCCCAGCCAACGCTGTCATTGGGAGATACAACCTCACCCTCCGGGTCACCTCAGGGAACCAGATCTTCTCCAGATACCTGGGCCAGTTTGTGTTACTCTTCAACCCTTGGTGCCCAG GTGATGATGTCTACATGTCCAATGAAAACGAGAGACAAGAATATGTTCtaaatgaaaatggaataaTCTTTGTGGGTAATGCAAGGTACATTGAAGCAAGAGGGTGGTATTATGGACAG TTTCAAGACCTCCTGAACATCTGTCTCACCATGCTGGATCTGAGCCTGTACTACCGCCAGGACCCAGCCATGGATGTGTCCcggagaggagatcccaaatACGTGGGCAGAGTAATCAGCTCGATG ATCAATGGGAACGATAACGACAATGGAGTTCTCCTGGGCAAGTGGCAAGGGAGTTTCCACTCGCATGAGAACCCATCCAGGTGGGATGGCAGCGTGGTGATCCTCAAGAAGTGGCGTCAGGACAACTACAGGCCTGTCCAGTACGGCCAGTGCTGGGTGTTTGCAGGTGTGATGTGTACAG tttTGAGGTGCCTGGGGATTCCAACTCGTTTGGTTTCAAATTTTAACTCTGCCCATGACGTGGATAGAAACCTGAGTATCGATAAGTACTATGACAGCTCTGGAAGGAGTCTAAATATCAGCAAGGATTCCACATG GGATTATCATGTCTGGAATGAAAGCTGGTTCATTCGCCCAGACCTGGGAAGAGCATACAACGGGTGGCAGGTTTTGGATGCAACTCCACAAGAACAGAGCAGAG gAATTTTTCAGTGTGGCCCTGCATCTGTCTTAGCCATCAAAGAAGGTGAAGTGGGTCTGGATTACGACACCTTGTTTGTGTACTCAGAGGTGAACGCCGACTGCAACAGATGGATTGTATACAACGATGGAACTAAGAAAAGAGTTTATTGTGATACTGAAATCATTGGCAGGTCTATCAGCACCAAAGCTGTGGGCAGCAATGGCCGTGTGGATATCACTGCTAACTACAAATATCCAGAAG gATCTTCTGAGGAAAGGCAAGTCTATAGAAAGGCCTTGGCTAAGATACTGGGAACAAGTGTCACAGAAGGACGCACAGACTCTCCTGGGGGAAGATCTGCAGACACAATGAGGAACCCTGGCATCGCTGGGAAATTCAAGCTGGCTGAACCTCCAGTTTTTGGCAAAGACATTAACCTGGTCCTGGTCCTCAACAACCTCTCCTCTGAGCGCAAGAGCGTCAGGGTGGACATGAGCGCCTCCACCATCCTGTACACCAGGAGAACAGTGGCAGAGATCCTGAAGGCAGCCACTTCTGTGGAGCTGGGTCCTAAACAAG GGAAGCACATCCGGGTAAAGATCCCTTATACTCATTATGGAAGATATCTGACTACTGACAAAAGGATCCAAGTTACTGCTCTGTGTGAAGTGATGCGCTCGAACGGGCTGAAGCTGCTGGTGGAGAAGACAATCATTTTAGAGGACACAAACATCATCATTAAG ctgccccgGAGGGTTGTGGTGAACAGAGCTGTGTCTCTGGAGATCTCCTACGCCAACCCCCTCCCCGAGCCCGTGAGCCGCTGCGTGCTGCTGGTGACTCTGATGAACCAGCAGGTCAAGATCAA tttggcACGACTGGCACCGAGGGAGAgatcaaaaattttttttgagttCACACCTCGGAGGGCTGGGCCCTTACAGCTGCAAGTAGACTTCTCTTGTGACAAATTTTCACACGTGAAGggatttgtaacaattgcagTAGCACCTGCATAA
- the LOC117004291 gene encoding protein-glutamine gamma-glutamyltransferase E-like: MGQAATQPSTNWNLKENAREHHTSKFSSEELVVRRGQAFTITFNGTEQPEKNLIFIAETGPKPSKTTKTLATFDVSSTASKEGWSAVLQSSSSSSVSISISSPHNAVIGRYRLSVQSGTSSPAILGTFVLLFNPWSSGDNVFMPDKAECEEYVLEEFGIIFAGNKNHISSFPWNFGQFQGDILNICLSILDRSLYYRQDPVTDVSHRHDPRYLGRVLSAMVNANDDQGVVLGNWSGKYEGGKNPTSWTGSVEILQSWKKSGFKPVKYGQCWVFAAVLTTVLRCLGIPTRTITNFSSAHDADGNLRVDEYYDADGNHLERGADSVWNFHVWNESWFTRNDLGPSYSGWQILDATPQEESGGIYQCGPASRHAIKEGEVDLDYDGPFVFAEVNADCMYWNYDSATGKKTLIFSKSTEIGDSISTKAVGRDARVDVTRDYKYEEGSAKEREIFKKARKKLGLEDKFDPTAPKREEIEQKPDISGKFKVAGSLEVGKDLDLLLVLENLQSDAKTVNVKMTAWSTLYTRRRVSQIWKDSLSVTLAPKEEKQFPIKIKYPEYQQQLTTDKTIQVTALCHVENGIQVLVKRNITLDNPGIDIQVLGEAKVNKEVAVEVAFTNPINAEVKDCVLQVEGSDLLQGVLELQIPPLKASEKSSTKFKLIPSEAGPKYLVVNFSCDKFADIKTFKVINVIN; encoded by the exons ATGGGCCAAG ctgcaACGCAGCCAAGTACCAACTggaatctgaaagaaaatgcaagagaaCACCACACAAGTAAATTTTCTAGTGAAGAACTGGTTGTGAGGAGAGGACAGGCCTTCACTATCACCTTCAATGGAACAGAACAGCCTGAGAAAAACCTAATATTCATTGCAGAAACAG gTCCAAAACCCTCAAAGACAACCAAGACCCTGGCCACGTTTGATGTCTCCAGCACAGCGAGCAAGGAGGGCTGGAGTGCAGTTCTGCagtccagcagctccagctctgtgagCATCTCCATCTCCAGCCCACACAATGCTGTCATTGGGCGCTACAGGCTGAGTGTTCAAAGTGGCACCTCCTCTCCAGCAATTCTTGGcacttttgttttgctctttaaCCCTTGGTCTTCAG GTGATAATGTGTTCATGCCTGACAAGGCTGAGTGTGAGGAATATGTGCTAGAAGAGTTTGGCATCATTTTTGCAGGCAATAAAAATCATATCAGCAGCTTTCCATGGAACTTTGGCCAG TTTCAAGGAGACATCCTCAACATTTGCCTGTCCATCCTGGACAGAAGCTTGTACTACCGACAGGATCCTGTCACTGATGTGTCTCACCGCCACGACCCCAGGTACCTGGGCCGTGTTCTCAGTGCAATG GTCAACGCCAATGATGACCAAGGGGTGGTGCTAGGAAACTGGAGTGGAAAGTACGAGGGTGGCAAAAATCCCACCAGCTGGACAGGAAGTGTTGAAATCCTGCAAAGCTGGAAGAAATCAGGATTCAAACCTGTCAAATATGGACAGTGTTGGGTTTTTGCAGCAGTATTGACTACAG TGCTGAGATGCCTGGGGATTCCCACTCGTACAATTACAAACTTCAGTTCTGCCCATGACGCAGATGGAAATCTGCGAGTGGATGAGTATTATGATGCAGATGGAAATCATTTGGAGAGGGGAGCTGACAGTGTGTG GAATTTCCATGTCTGGAATGAAAGCTGGTTTACACGAAATGACTTGGGCCCCTCATACAGTGGATGGCAAATTCTGGATGCAACTCCCCAAGAGGAAAGTGGAG GAATTTATCAGTGTGGTCCTGCCTCACGGCATGCCATCAAAGAAGGAGAAGTTGATCTGGACTACGACGGCCCATTCGTGTTTGCAGAAGTGAATGCAGACTGCATGTACTGGAATTATGACTCTGCaactggaaagaaaactttGATATTCTCTAAGTCTACAGAAATTGGTGACTCCATCAGTACAAAGGCAGTTGGTAGAGATGCTCGTGTAGATGTCACCAGGGATTATAAATATGAGGAAG GCTctgcaaaagaaagagaaatttttaaaaaagcccgGAAGAAGCTGGGACTTGAGGATAAATTTGATCCTACAGCACCAAAACGAGAGGAAATTGAACAGAAGCCTGACATCTCAGGAAAATTCAAGGTGGCTGGCTCTTTAGAAGTTGGCAAAGATCTCGACCTGCTTCTGGTTCTTGAAAATTTACAATCTGATGCTAAGACTGTAAATGTAAAGATGACTGCATGGAGCACTCTCTATACCAGAAGACGAGTTAGTCAGATCTGGAAGGACTCCCTATCTGTCACTCTGGCCCCAAAGGAAG aaaaaCAATTTCCCATTAAGATAAAGTATCCTGAATACCAGCAGCAGTTAACTACAGACAAAACAATCCAGGTCACAGCTTTATGTCATGTAGAAAATGGGATTCAAGTGCTTGTGAAAAGAAACATCACCCTGGATAATCCTGGCATCGACATACAG GTTCTTGGTGAAGCAAAAGTGAACAAGGAGGTGGCTGTGGAGGTGGCATTTACCAATCCTATCAACGCGGAGGTGAAGGACTGCGTGCTGCAGGTGGAGGGCAGTGACCTGCTCCAAGGAGTCCTGGAGTTACA gATACCACCACTGAAAGCCAGTGAGAAATCCAGCACCAAGTTTAAACTTATCCCTTCTGAGGCGGGTCCCAAATATCTCGTTGTTAATTTCTCCTGTGATAAATTTGCAGATATCAAGACCTTTAAGGTGATAAATGTGATTAACTAA